In Phormidium ambiguum IAM M-71, the genomic window AACGGATTCGGCTTGAATCGTGACATTTCCAGCATTTCCCTGTCCAAAGGTACTTGCTTGCAATTGAGTTCCGTTTGTCAAAGAAACTGATTGTGCGGTGATGGAAATATTACCTGCATTGCCAATTCCTTCCGATCGCACTGTATTTAAGATAGAAGTAGCATCGGTGATAGTTACAACACCAGTAGCATTAATTGTAATGTCCCCTGCTTGACTGTTTGGGTTTACTGTTTCTGGGTTAATTCCCGATCGCAAAATGCTATCTGCGATCGCTATATCATTAGCATTAAGCGCAATACTTCCCCCCGGTGTCCCCCGCACATTTAAGTCAGTTTGGAATTCATCGCGGCTTAAGGAAATATTTCCTCTGGCTACACCACTGGGAAAACTTAACTGTAAAGAGTCTGAGTTACTTATTATTTCTACTGTACCCGGAGCTACCAATCCTCCTAATTCAATTCGCCCTCCCACTGTCCGCAACAATGGCCCATTACCGATAACGTCACCCCCGATAAGGGCTAAAGTCCTGCCTGTCGGTACTTCCAGAACAGATTTCTGCACCTGAATGTTGCCATTGTTGGCGTTGTATTGCAAACCAATTGGTACGTTAACTGTCAGCAATGAAGGTACTTGAGGATTTGTGGCGCTAAACTCGCTACCATCGGGAAATTTGAAGCTATTTGCCGTAGTTGCGAGAAAGGAGCCTCCTACATTTAATTGGGCATTCGGCCCAAATACAATGCCGTTGGGATTGATCAAAAACAGATCGGCATTACCTAATACTCCCAATGTTCCTAGAATCTGGGAGCGATTGTTACCTGTAACTCGACTGAAAATTCTTTGAATATTGTTGGGATTGGCAAAGTTAACTTGTTGTCCTTCACCAATGTTGAATTCGGAGAAACTGTGGAATAAGTTAGCGCCTCTTGTTGCTCCTCCTTCGATGACGTTGTTGGGTGTGAGTTGCGATCGCTCATTCCCCAAACTATTATCAGGAATAATTTGCGCCTGTATAAGTTTGGCGTTAAATATTTCCCCGGCTAAACTGACAAATACACTTCCTAATAATAGATTTGCCAAGAGCGATCGTAATCTCTGATTAGTTTTTAAGTAAAGCATCAAATATAATCACTCGCTTTGCTAATTTTTCCCTAATTACCAATGCCACCCGTATCTAAAAGCTAGATCTAACAGCATTTTGAATTCAATTCCCAAAATTATTCCCATTTAATTGCATAAACCCAAAACGCCACCCGCAAACATTGGTAGGAAATGAAATAGGTTGCTTCTTAAAAGAAGTATAAATCCCATCATTTTGAATTTTTTAACTAAAACCTTACCAAATAAAGGACGAAAAAATGACAAGTATTATTGGTAACGAAGGCAATGACGTACTCTGGGGTACTTTCGATAACGATACAATCTTCGGGGCTTCTGGCGATGATGCCCTGTTAGGTCAGCACGGTGATGACCTACTCTATGGTAATCAAGGTAACGATGTAATGTATGGTTATCTGGGCAATGACTTACTTCATGGCGGTAAAGGCAATGACTTGCTGTTTGGGGAAGAAGGCGATGACCTAATGTTTGGTAATCTAGACGACGACTTACTATATGCTTCTGTGGGCAATGACACGCTCTACGGTGGTAAAGGCAATGACGCACTGTTTGGAGAGCAAGGCGATGATGTCCTATCAGGTGACTATGGTAACGATTACATCAATGGCGGCGGTGGTTCTGGAGAGTTTGATATCCTCACAGGTGATGCACTGCATGACTCAACGGGCGATTTAGGTCAGGATATTTTCTCGTTAGCTACAAATGTTTTTACTCTTCCCTCTGGTCAAAGGATAGCCGATCCAGGCTATCTCAATGATGACGTTCTCAATCCCAGCAACAGTAGAGGATTTGCTTTGATTACAGACTTTCAACTCGGAGAGGACATCGTTGAACTTGATGGTTATGCGGCTCATTATCAACTGACTAATGTGTTCTGGGGTCAAAGTTTTGGCAGTGCGGATAAAGTAGATACTGCGATCGTCTACATCGGCCCAGAACAAGATAAGTTTGATGTAGTTGGTGTATTGCAAGATGTATCCCTTTCCTCTGCTTACTTGCAAACAAATGCCTTTACTTATCTAGGTTAAGGCTAATAAGAATTCCTGAGAATATAACGCTGTTTTGGGGCGATCGCGCGATCGCCTTTTTTTCCTGTGTCTGTGCGATTTTTCCAGCATTACTTTAGCCAGTTTATGGTGATAAATAAACCTAATTCATTTATAAAATATTTGATTTACAAGAAATCCCAGTCCCTAATACCTAGTCCCCAGTCCCCAGTCCCTAGTTTCTTCAGTGCATAAACTCTACAAGTTACCCGCAAAGGATAAATAGTCAACTACTGAAGTTCGCTATTACCGATCGAATCACATCTATAAAGAGTAACTAAACATGGAATCTCACAACACTATTCTCTCAGACGATCAATTACTGACAAGCACAGATTCTCTAATCATTCAAAGTGATCTAACTGATATAAATTTAGACTCAATTGGCTTAGTTGAAGAAGTTCCTCTATTTGAGGAAACTGATATAAATTTTTCTATCGTGTCTGGAGAAGCACCTCCACCCCTAGCACCAAATACAGGTAATGACACAATAACCCCAAGCACATTTTTATTAGGTGATAGTAATCCTAATTACCTATCTGCTGTTAGTAGCTTTGTTGAATCTTACATCTGGGGTTTTGGGGGAAATGATACCCTCGTCGGCGGTTTCAATAATGACATCCTCAATGGTGGAGCAGATAATGACTTTCTTGATGGTAGATTAGGTGACGATTTACTCATCGGTGGAGCCGGAAATGATACACTTGATGGCAATTATGGCTATGACATTCTTGATGGTGGCGATGGTATAGACACTGCAACTTACCGTTTTTGGTGGGGAGGTATCAAAGCTAATTTAAAAACAGAAACGGTCAATTTTTTCAACGATCCGACAAGCGGAATAGAATATGTGAGAGCGATCGAAAATGTAGTTGGTAGTCTGGGCAATGACGAAATTATCGGTAACTCAGCAAATAATGTTCTATTTGGTGAAAGGGGGAACGACTTTCTATCTGGTGAAGAAGGAAATGATTTTCTCCAAGGTTCTGAAAATTCTAATTTCGTTGAACAAGATACTCTAACTGGAGGACTTGGAGCCGATACTTTTGTTCTCGGTACTGCTAATGGTGGGTCTTTCTATTTAGGAGATGGATTTGTCACTATTACAGATTTCAAATGGTGGGAAAAAGATACTTTTCAGGTTGTAGGTAGCATCAATGACTATCATCTAGATAAGACGCAAAACTTTGGTGGTACTTCTTTATCGGATACTGCTATCTATCGCGGTAATGACTTAATTGCTGTGGCGCTGGATACGTTCGGTATTATGCCTGTTTTTGACTTTAAATCCGTTTAATTAGTTTCATCCAAAACTAGAGGAGTCCGACGCGATCGGACTTTTTTCTGTAAGCATGGTTTTTAATGATTAAAATTTTTAATTACTGCATAAACTGTACTATCTGTCCGCATAGTTTCATAGAAGCTTATAAATCAAAAAAGATGATTTCTAACTACATTTTAACTGCTGAAACAACATCTATTAATAATCAACCTAAACCTATTCTTAAAAATCTGCTTGCTCATTCAACTAAATTAGGTTGGATTCTAGTCAATAAAAAGATTATTTCTCACAGTCAATTGGAATTTGCCTTGAACGTTCAGTTTTGTGAAAATAAAAAACTTGGTGAAGTATTGGTAGAGCAAAAGTTAATTTCTCGTGAGGAATTGGAACTGGCTTTGAAGGAACAATATTGGCGCAGAAACGGATATTGGGTGATTTAATGAATCTCTTCTGGCGGGAGTCATAGTCATATCAAATTCGGTAAATAAAGAACCCCACCCCAAACCCCTCCCCGTTTACGGGGAGGGGCTATGATATAAGGGCAATTTTATAGAGAATTGGTATTATTTGATTAATTGCTAATTTTTTGTTCGGGGGTGCAGCAAGGTGTAAAGGGGATTTGAGTAAGGGATTCTAATTTTGCTTGTTGTAATAAACTTACCCAAGCATTTGCGATCGATCTTTGTCCAGAATTAGTCTGATAAAGTTTAGCTAAAATATTCAATGCTTCAAACCAAATTCCATTAGCTGCATACAAACTAACTTGTTCGATCGATGTTGCTGCTTGCAAGCGAATTTGTAAAGTTGAATCTGGGTTAATTCGCTGAATAGTTCCTTCAACAAATACTGCTTTAGAAGGACTAGCTGGATCGCAATAAATTGAGAACATCCAAGAATAAGTTTTGCCTACTTCTAAGGATTTCACAGTGTCAGGAATTGTTAAATTAATTAAACCCGATCGTGTTCCGGCGGCTGTGAAATTAGTTCTATAAATGTAGTTGTTAGCAGAATCGTAAACAACAAATTCAACAGGAGTTTTCTCTGTTAATTGCTTAGGTAAATAAAACCAAAATGTGGGCCGATCGCTAGTCGTTCTTCCCGAAATTCCACCATTTTGAGCAGGTACTAATGCAGTCAAGGTTTCAAATTCTCGGCATGGGCCTCTACTAGCACCGCCTCGTTGTCTTCCGCTAGGTGAACCTTGACTCGGTGGCGTTGGATCGTTAAAAATAATTTGTGTTTCTTGAATATTTTGTTGATTAGAAACAGGTTGAGATAAAGTTGTTTTAATTGTACTACTTAGACCGAGTGCCGCTGCCAATGTACAAATTTGTATGGAACGAAAACAGCTTTTAATCGGTAACATAAACTCTCATCAATCACTAAGTTGGTAGATTACGATTCAAGTAACTGCATATAAATACCGTAATAACTATTGTAATTCCGGCAGGAACTAAAGGAATCCAACCTCCTTGAGTTAAAATTACTAAACTAAGTCCAGTCAAAGTTACGCAAATAATTACGTAAGTTACTGTGCGTTGCAGTGGCGATGGCAACCACAAAATACAAAGACTTCCAATCAGTGTCCAGATCCAAATCCAAATTGCTTCGCCTGTCCAATGCCAAACCCAAATTTGCGATCGCTTGTCTAAAACAGCACTTAAAATTTGACTGGTTTTATGTGCTTGAATGAAAACTCCTGGCACTTTTTCTTTTGTTCCCGATCCATAAGGTGTTGCCCAAAAGTCGCTACTACTATTCGCTGTAACTCCTATTAATATAATCCGGTCTTTAATCGCTTCTGGACGGACTTTTCCACGCAAAACGTCATTTAAGGTAACTTGTGGTGCGATCGCTCTTAGAGAGGGCAATGAGCGGTAATTAAGCATAATTTGATTACCTGCTGCATCAATTCCTTGATAACCTCCTGTTCGCGTTTGCAAACGCTTAAATTCAACATTGCCGAGTTTGAGATTACCCTCAGATGTAAATTGCGGAGAAATTCCTTTTGCTTCTAAATAGCGGAATGCTAACCGCACATTAAAGGCGTATGGAGTTGTGCAAGGCGAAGTTGGATCGGGATCGATAAATAGAAGTTGGCGACGTAATACTCCGTCATTATCTTCTAAAAAATCGCTGAATCCAAGTCTCGATGGGGGAACTTCTGGGGGTGGTGCAATCCCTGTGGGATCGTACTTGGCATCGCTATTTTTGCAGATAGCAACTAAATGTTTGTTTTGGCGCAAATGTGCAATTAGCGAGGGATACTGTGAATCGGTAGCAAAGTCGCGGTAAACATCGATTCCGATCGCACGAGGTTGATGTGGTTCAATGCGGTTCAAAAGTTGATTAAATGCTTTGTCTGAAAGGGAACCTTT contains:
- a CDS encoding calcium-binding protein codes for the protein MTSIIGNEGNDVLWGTFDNDTIFGASGDDALLGQHGDDLLYGNQGNDVMYGYLGNDLLHGGKGNDLLFGEEGDDLMFGNLDDDLLYASVGNDTLYGGKGNDALFGEQGDDVLSGDYGNDYINGGGGSGEFDILTGDALHDSTGDLGQDIFSLATNVFTLPSGQRIADPGYLNDDVLNPSNSRGFALITDFQLGEDIVELDGYAAHYQLTNVFWGQSFGSADKVDTAIVYIGPEQDKFDVVGVLQDVSLSSAYLQTNAFTYLG
- a CDS encoding DUF928 domain-containing protein; translated protein: MLPIKSCFRSIQICTLAAALGLSSTIKTTLSQPVSNQQNIQETQIIFNDPTPPSQGSPSGRQRGGASRGPCREFETLTALVPAQNGGISGRTTSDRPTFWFYLPKQLTEKTPVEFVVYDSANNYIYRTNFTAAGTRSGLINLTIPDTVKSLEVGKTYSWMFSIYCDPASPSKAVFVEGTIQRINPDSTLQIRLQAATSIEQVSLYAANGIWFEALNILAKLYQTNSGQRSIANAWVSLLQQAKLESLTQIPFTPCCTPEQKISN
- a CDS encoding calcium-binding protein — encoded protein: MESHNTILSDDQLLTSTDSLIIQSDLTDINLDSIGLVEEVPLFEETDINFSIVSGEAPPPLAPNTGNDTITPSTFLLGDSNPNYLSAVSSFVESYIWGFGGNDTLVGGFNNDILNGGADNDFLDGRLGDDLLIGGAGNDTLDGNYGYDILDGGDGIDTATYRFWWGGIKANLKTETVNFFNDPTSGIEYVRAIENVVGSLGNDEIIGNSANNVLFGERGNDFLSGEEGNDFLQGSENSNFVEQDTLTGGLGADTFVLGTANGGSFYLGDGFVTITDFKWWEKDTFQVVGSINDYHLDKTQNFGGTSLSDTAIYRGNDLIAVALDTFGIMPVFDFKSV